Proteins from a genomic interval of Salinivibrio kushneri:
- a CDS encoding FeoC-like transcriptional regulator has protein sequence MILQKLKASVIQAGVISRLDLANQYGISPDGIDAMMATWVKRGVVIRQSGRKDPQDIHYRLAHQNEIQCFSII, from the coding sequence ATGATCCTGCAAAAGCTCAAAGCCAGTGTCATTCAGGCGGGTGTCATTAGTCGCCTCGATCTCGCCAACCAATACGGGATCAGTCCTGATGGAATCGACGCCATGATGGCAACCTGGGTCAAACGCGGGGTGGTTATTCGACAATCGGGGCGTAAGGATCCGCAAGATATCCACTACCGTTTGGCACACCAGAATGAAATACAATGCTTCAGCATTATATAG
- a CDS encoding Fic/DOC family protein, which produces MSRYQTQSSEAQYQPGSGEQVLKNHIGVTEPTEMDDIEANLLSKLYERVFTGGHFPRQLRFGTLASWHRQWLGNVYPWAGQVRNVELSKGGFRFTSPKQIGPCLRQFESAFLSQYPEVSVMPRATLIRYLAQSHVELILIHPFREGNGRISRLLIDVLCQQAGLGLLDYRLWEENKDFYVAAIQAGVGHDYQHMERLIDDILPRHPLPISIGER; this is translated from the coding sequence ATGAGTCGTTATCAAACCCAATCAAGCGAGGCACAGTACCAGCCCGGCTCTGGTGAGCAAGTGCTTAAAAATCATATTGGGGTGACGGAACCAACCGAAATGGACGATATCGAGGCTAACTTGCTCTCGAAATTGTACGAGCGGGTGTTCACCGGCGGCCATTTCCCGCGCCAATTAAGATTTGGCACCCTCGCCAGCTGGCATCGACAATGGCTGGGCAATGTTTACCCATGGGCAGGTCAGGTGAGAAATGTTGAGCTAAGTAAAGGTGGATTTCGTTTTACTTCCCCCAAACAGATTGGGCCCTGTTTGCGGCAGTTTGAAAGCGCCTTCCTCAGCCAATACCCTGAGGTATCTGTGATGCCGCGCGCGACACTCATTCGTTACCTTGCACAAAGTCATGTTGAGTTGATACTTATTCACCCATTTCGAGAAGGAAATGGACGTATATCGCGATTACTTATTGATGTGCTATGCCAACAGGCAGGGTTAGGACTGCTGGACTATCGGCTTTGGGAGGAAAACAAAGATTTTTACGTTGCCGCCATCCAAGCGGGGGTTGGGCATGATTATCAGCACATGGAACGGCTCATTGACGACATTTTGCCGCGTCATCCACTCCCCATCTCAATCGGCGAGCGTTAG
- a CDS encoding HDOD domain-containing protein — MDHLSFFWVSPDRDKYLRSLETEFYKRAVESIRVNRLSLPPLPDAVLSIQRASKRSDTTMRDIANLLLEDPSLCGAVLNAGNSALFAPRATGQCKDVQTAVSRLGVDRVLGIITAAAVYQLKSDASFSKACNALLKKSAQKSRELAAAMALVTQRVRNYCDEPLSVEPEKALIVGLLADIGLYSVIGEFQRFMNQGHYLKFDIAERVFFSLAGDCSRLVLKQWQFDRDFIEVAINNKLYTKPRPDITYLDIARMANHLLMFRNQDDAIEDHEVEITAPGAEALYELSSLDDKEFSRQLHQVMDASSI, encoded by the coding sequence ATGGATCATCTTTCATTTTTTTGGGTCTCACCGGATCGTGATAAGTACTTACGTTCCCTAGAAACCGAGTTTTATAAGCGCGCCGTCGAAAGCATCCGCGTCAATCGTCTCTCCCTGCCCCCTTTACCGGATGCCGTTCTATCAATACAACGGGCCAGTAAGCGATCGGATACCACCATGCGGGATATTGCCAATCTCTTACTGGAAGATCCGAGTTTATGTGGGGCCGTGCTTAACGCCGGGAATTCTGCTTTGTTCGCGCCTCGCGCGACAGGCCAGTGCAAAGATGTTCAAACCGCCGTCTCTCGACTTGGCGTTGATCGCGTTTTAGGGATCATCACAGCCGCCGCCGTCTATCAACTTAAGAGTGATGCCTCATTTTCCAAGGCCTGCAACGCGCTATTGAAAAAAAGTGCGCAAAAATCCCGGGAGCTTGCCGCTGCGATGGCATTGGTGACGCAAAGAGTCAGGAACTACTGTGATGAGCCGCTTTCAGTGGAACCCGAAAAAGCACTGATAGTGGGTTTGCTTGCGGATATTGGCTTATACAGCGTGATAGGCGAGTTCCAACGCTTTATGAATCAGGGCCACTATCTAAAATTTGACATTGCCGAGCGCGTCTTCTTTTCACTGGCGGGCGACTGCAGTCGTCTTGTGCTCAAACAATGGCAGTTTGACCGTGACTTTATCGAAGTCGCCATCAACAACAAGCTTTACACAAAGCCACGCCCCGATATCACCTATTTAGATATCGCGAGAATGGCAAATCACTTGTTAATGTTTCGCAATCAAGATGACGCGATAGAGGATCATGAGGTGGAAATCACTGCGCCTGGCGCAGAAGCGTTATATGAGCTATCCAGCCTCGACGACAAAGAGTTCTCGCGCCAGCTACACCAAGTCATGGACGCAAGCAGTATCTGA
- a CDS encoding LON peptidase substrate-binding domain-containing protein, which translates to MSRHPLLIEASHLLPGGLHSYVLSESCYLQMLQQAGEPPRLLVAMKNEDEGQQRPHAISPIVTLCEIADFNRHGAHEIALTLQGIESVKVTAIDAGEGDVNMAHYTPLPKWQRHTVPDHYLYLSEKLQQYYRSNPTRHEHFQLTQYDDIGWVCLRWLELLPIEVKQKQLLLSQPTALLVAEFIDKLLRYPLIDDD; encoded by the coding sequence ATGTCGAGACACCCGCTGTTAATAGAAGCAAGTCATTTATTGCCTGGGGGATTGCACAGCTATGTGCTGTCTGAGTCATGTTACTTACAAATGCTTCAGCAGGCAGGCGAACCACCGCGTCTTTTGGTCGCGATGAAAAATGAGGATGAGGGTCAGCAGCGGCCGCACGCGATTTCTCCTATCGTCACGCTTTGCGAGATTGCAGACTTCAACCGTCATGGTGCGCATGAAATTGCGTTGACGTTACAAGGGATTGAAAGTGTCAAGGTGACTGCGATCGACGCGGGTGAAGGTGACGTCAATATGGCGCATTATACGCCGTTACCAAAATGGCAACGCCACACAGTTCCCGACCACTACCTCTATCTGAGTGAAAAGCTGCAGCAATATTATCGCTCGAATCCGACACGCCACGAACACTTCCAGTTAACGCAGTACGATGACATTGGCTGGGTCTGTCTTCGCTGGTTGGAGTTACTTCCTATCGAAGTGAAGCAGAAACAGCTTCTACTGTCCCAGCCGACTGCCTTATTGGTGGCCGAGTTTATTGATAAATTATTGCGGTATCCGCTTATTGACGACGACTAA
- a CDS encoding TfoX/Sxy family DNA transformation protein: MAKQFEAQLMRFLDSYGEMEQRSMFGGIGFFCREAMFALLTGKHVYLRGGGQLTDKLIAKGCDKFVHVKKSTSAVVNYYDVTALYLGHDPDLPAMIEQSLQRAIKDKAQKVSASSLRLRDLPNLRLTIERMLKKSGVKDVSTFYSMAPQEMFRRVQMTHGKDIDINLLWKLAGAQQGRHWELIEKDERERLLADV, encoded by the coding sequence ATGGCGAAGCAATTTGAAGCCCAATTAATGCGTTTTCTGGATAGTTATGGGGAGATGGAGCAACGCTCTATGTTTGGTGGTATTGGCTTTTTCTGTCGAGAGGCGATGTTTGCGCTGCTTACTGGAAAGCATGTTTATCTACGAGGGGGAGGCCAACTCACCGACAAGTTGATCGCTAAAGGGTGTGATAAATTTGTTCATGTGAAGAAAAGCACCTCAGCGGTGGTTAACTATTATGATGTAACCGCACTCTACTTAGGTCATGATCCTGATTTGCCTGCGATGATTGAGCAGTCGTTACAGCGTGCGATCAAAGATAAAGCGCAGAAAGTATCGGCATCCAGTCTTCGGTTGCGGGATTTACCCAACTTACGTTTAACCATTGAAAGGATGTTAAAAAAGTCGGGTGTAAAGGACGTATCAACGTTTTACAGCATGGCGCCGCAAGAAATGTTTCGTCGAGTGCAAATGACACACGGTAAAGATATCGATATCAATCTACTTTGGAAGCTCGCGGGGGCGCAGCAAGGTCGTCATTGGGAACTGATTGAAAAAGACGAACGCGAACGCCTGCTCGCGGATGTCTAG